The Nicotiana tomentosiformis chromosome 2, ASM39032v3, whole genome shotgun sequence genome includes the window TTCCATCTCTTTCCCCGGCGAACTCCTCGGCGACTCTCTTTATCCGGCAACATCCACCTTATTCTATACAGTACAGGGATTATTGTGTTCACTTAACAACAAATTTGGATCTTGCTAAAGAAATTATAATTACGGATAATTTGTTTTTCAAGACGGGATTCTTCCTTTGAGAACTCGGATTTTGAAGAGGATTTATAATCTTGATCTTCTTCTTGTTTGTCGTACCTGGAATTTTGACCTAGTGTACTTGGAAGATTTCTTCTTTTCTTGGAAGAAGATTTGGATAAAGTTTGATAAATAAAAGAAACTCTTCAGCCACCAACTCGAACTATATCCTGGAGATTCGAGTCACAATTTCGCTTTCCATTGATTGAGGATAGATTTTTTCTTTGTGTTGTGAGAATCGCTTTTTCTGCTGTGCAATTACCAGTGGCTTTCTATTTCATGTTCCATCAAGAAGATTCGGACATCTCCACTTTGACAGTACTCTTTTTTATTTGCGGTGAAATTCCGGTGAAATTGAAAAATTGCTGAAACTTTCCTACTCACGGGTTCGGGAGCAGCAGTATTCAACGGATTTGGAAGTGCGTCCGGACATCCCTGATTGTGATCCAGGTTCCATCTTTCTTGAATTGTATTTGCGCACATCTATTTACTATTGCCTTGGCGGTAATTTTGATTGGATTAATTGCTTTTTCTATCTTTTCTACTAGTGTTTTAAGCCTAAGGTTtcatatattcattttaattttGTGTTTGCATAGGGGTAGTTTCGTAGATGTGGTAGTCACTCCTTTGAGTTGTTTTTAGCTCTCGGGTTCGTAGCTTAGAGTCCTTCATTCCCGTTATTGGTTCTTAGTGGTAGTGTTTACCTAATACCTTTTGCTTATAGTGGCGGTAGTGAATGATGTGAGagtaaggtcatgtcctcgggtggGGCTGGGGTTAGGGTCCAGGGGTGGGAGGGGGTTAAGAAAGCCTCTAGGCTGAGAATTGGGTCTTGGAACATTGGGACGTTGATGGGAAAGTCTATAGAGTTAGGTAAGATTCTTCAGAAAAGGAAGATCAACATAGCGTGTGTTCAGGAGACTAGATGGAAGGGTACTAGGGCACGAGATGTAGACGGGTTTAAACTATGGTACTCAGGGAGCGCTGGGGGTAAGAATGGGGTAGGTATTTTAGTAGATAGGACCTCAGGGAGCTCGTGGTTGAGGTTAAGAGGGTAAATGATAGGTTGATGAGTATTAAGCTGGTAGTTGGTGGGTTTTCTGTAAACGTTACTAGTGCATACACTCCTCAGGTAGGTTTGGACCATGAGGTCAAGATGCAATTCTGGGAGGATTTGGACGAGATGGTGCATAGTATCCCGCACACAGAGAAGTTGTTCATTGGCAGAGATTTCAATGGTCATATTGGGGCTAGTGCTAGGGGTTATGATGATGTGCATGGCGGGTACGGTTTTGTGGATAGGAATGAGGGAGGTAATTCACTGTTGGATTTTTCTAGAGCTTGTGATTTGGTTATAACTAACTCGAGTTTTCCGAAGAGGGAAGAGCACCTGGTCACTTTCCGGAATTCAATAGGcaagactcagattgattataTTCTCTGCAGGAAATGCGATAAAAGTCTTTGCACTGACTGCAAGGTCATCCCAAGTGAGCACCCCACGACTCTACATAGGCTGCTAGTTTTGGACCTGGAGATAAAGAGGAGTAGGAGGAAGAGGGCGGGGTGTAGGCAACCTAAGATCAAGTGAGGTAACATGACGAAGGGCAAAGCTTAGGAGTTAGGGGAGAAATTGTTGGCTATGAGGGCCTGGATGAGTAGGGGGGATACGTCTAGTATGTGGTTCACGACTGTGGATTGCATTAGGGTAGCTGCTAGAGAGGTCTTAGGGGTCACAAAGGGCTCTCCTGGGGGTCATATAtgggactggtggtggaatggagagattcaaggtaaagtggaagctaaGAAAGCTGCTTATTTGAAGCTAGTAGAGAGTACAAATGAGGAGGAAAAAAGGACTTATCCGGAGTGTTACAGAAAAGCAAAGAACGCGGTGTTTGCTCATTTGTACGAGGAGCTTGAGGGCAAAGGTGGGGACAAAAGGTTGTACCAGTTGGCCAAGGTGAGGGATAGGAAAGCCCGCTAGTTAGACCAAGTCAAGTGTATGAAGGACGAGGATGGCAAAGTGTTGATTGATGAGGCACTCATTAGGAGAAGATGGCAAACATACTTCCATAAACTGTTGAATAAGGAGGGGGATAGACGCATTGTGCTGGATGAGTTGGAGCACTTCGAGAGTCGGCGGTATTTTGGGTATTGTAGGTGGATTACGGTAGAGGAGGTGGAAGGGGTGATGCGTAAGATGTGCAGGGGCAGAGCGACGGGGCCAGACGAAATCCTGGTGGAATTCTGGAAGAGCGCGGGGCGGgcaggtttggagtggctcactaagttgtttaatgttatttttaagacaAAGAAGATGCCGGAAGAATGTAGGTGGAGTACGATGCTTCCTctttacaagaacaagggtgatattcaAAATTGCAACAATTATAGAGgtatcaagttgttgagtcacactatgaaggtttgggagagggtggtggaggtCAGGGTGAGGAGATACGTGTCTATTTCCGAGAAT containing:
- the LOC104117470 gene encoding uncharacterized protein translates to MSIKLVVGGFSVNVTSAYTPQVGLDHEVKMQFWEDLDEMVHSIPHTEKLFIGRDFNGHIGASARGYDDVHGGYGFVDRNEGGNSLLDFSRACDLVITNSSFPKREEHLVTFRNSIGKTQIDYILCRKCDKSLCTDCKVIPSEHPTTLHRLLVLDLEIKRSRRKRAGCRQPKIKVAAREVLGVTKGSPGGHIWDWWWNGEIQGKVEAKKAAYLKLVESTNEEEKRTYPECYRKAKNAVFAHLYEELEGKGGDKRLYQLAKVRDRKAR